The Mycolicibacterium aurum genome segment CTCGTCGACGAACGCCGGAAGAACCCACAGGACGACATGATCAGCCGGCTCATCGCCGCTGAGATTCCCGACGACGACGGGAACAAGCGCCGGCTCGACGACATCGAGATCGCCGGGTTTGCGACTCTCCTGGGGGGAGCAGGCGCAGAGACCGTGACCAAGCTGGTGGGCAGCGCGGTCGTGGTCTTCGCGCAGTATCCGGAACAGTGGCAGATGCTGCTCGAGGACCGCAGCCTGCTTCCGGCCGCGGTGGAGGAGCTGCTCCGATTCGTCGGGCCCGTGCAATACAACGTCCGCTACAGCGTCAAAGATGTCGAGTTGCCCAGCGGTACGGTGCCGGCGCACAAACCGGTGTTCCTGATGGGCGCCGCGGCGAATCGTGATCCGCGAGCGTTCGATGATGCCGAGACGTTCGACATCACCCGCGACCGGACGCAAGCGCAGAACCTCGGCCTCGGCTACGGAATCCACAGCTGCCTCGGCGCCGCGCTCGCCCGGATGGAGAGCGTGATCGCTCTCGACCATCTTCTGGATTTCATGCCGCGGTTCGAGGTCGACTTCGATGGGCTCGAACGCGTGAACATGCAGAATGTCGCAGGGTTTCACCATGTGCCTGTCAAGGTATTGAGCCGATGAGCATGTGCGTGACAAGGGGTGAGAGGTGACGCAGAAGATCGAGGTCGACTTTGGGCTCTGTGAGAGCAACGGAGTGTGCATGGGGATCATCCCCGAGGTCTTCGAACTGGACGACGAGGATTACCTGCACGTACTTCAGGACGAGGTGACGCCGGAGAACGAGCAACAGGTCAGAGAGTCTGTGCGGCAGTGCCCCCGGCAGGCCATCTTCCTCAAGGACGAATGAGGACTTCCGCGGCCCGGCCCGGCACACCGGTGGTCGACTAGCCTCATGCGATTTGTTCTGGTGCACGGCGGTTTTCACGCCGCGTGGAGTTGGGAGCGCACCGTGGCAGAGTTGCAGTCGCTGGGCCACGACGCTGTCGCGGTAGACCTCCCCGGGCACAGCGCCCTACTAAAACTTCCGCGAGCGTGCGTGTCTGCGGGCGAAACGCCGGGAAACTAACGAAGTTCACGCACGCTCGCGCCGCCGCTCAGAAGCCGGCGATGATGACCCCGTTGCAGTCGGCCGCAGCTTGACGCAGTTTCGCGGCCGCCTGGTATTCGTCGGAGTAGTACCACTCCTTGGCCGCGTCGACCGATTCGAATTCCAGAAGCACGGTCTGGGTGCCGTGCCACTGCCCCTCGAGCGATTCGACCGCCGGGCTGAACGCGAGCACCTTCGCGTTGGCCATGGTCTGACTGGCCAGCTTGCCGTATTCGGCCATGCCTGCCGCGTCTTTGATGTCCTCGGTGATGATCACATAACCTTTGGCCACAACGTATCTCCCTTTAGCTCAATTGATTTCGCTGATCGCACGCTCCGGACAATTCTCGATCGCCTCCCTGGCCGCGAACTCAAGTTCGGCAGGGACGTCACCCGGAGCAGCCACCGCCCAGCCGTCGTCGGTCATGTCGAACACCTCGGGACACAACGTGAGGCACATCCCGTGGCCGGCGCAACGATCCTCGTCGACCGTGACCTTCATTTGACGTCGAATTCCAGGTGCAGTTCGGTGAGGCCGCGCAGAATGTAGGTGGGGATGTACTGGTAGCGCCTCTCGCCCGCCGGCCCGTGCTTGCTTTCGGAGATCCGGATGTCTGTGGTGCGATCCAGCAGACGCTCCAGCCCCACCCGCGTCTCGGCGCGCGCGAGCGGCGCGCCCGGACAGCTGTGGATGCCACGACCGAACGCCAGATGCTGACGCGCGTTCTTGCGGTCGGGGTCGAAGCTGTCGGGGTCTTCGAAGCGGCGCGGATCGCGGTTGGCTGCCCCGTTGATCACCATCACCGTCGTACCCGCCCCGAGCGGTTGGTCACCGATGGTCGTCGGTGTTCTCGACAGCCGGAAGTCACCCTTGACGGGGCTTTCGATGCGCAGGCACTCCTCGATGAAATTGCCGAGCAAGTCCCGGTTTTCACGCAGTCTGCCCTGGATGTCGGGGTTGTCGCCGATCACCTTGAGCGCCGTGGACAGCAGCCGCACCGTCGTCTCCTGCCCAGCGGAGAACACGTTGGTGGCCACTCGCACGACGTCGGCGACCTCGGGCATCGTCCCGTCCGGGAATGTCGCGGTTGCCAGCCCGGTCAGTACGTCGTCGCGGGGTTCGGCACGACGGTCCTCGACATAGGTCGCGAACACCTCGTACAGATGCTCCAGCGGGGTCTTGTTCATCGTCTTCTCGGCATTGCCCACTGCACTGCCGTGCGTGCCTCGCGCGAGCCGCTCAAGGAGGTCGGCGCGATCCTCATGGGGCACACCGAGCAGATCGGCGATGACCTCGAGCGTGAACGGACCGGCGAAACCCTTGATGAACTCGCCTTCGCCCGGCGCCAGGAAGCGGTCGAGGTTGGTGTCGGCCAGCTGCCACATCGCGTCCTCGTTCTCCTTGAGGCGCTTGGGCGTGATCAGTCGCATGAGCAACGCGCGGTGGTTCGTGTGCGTCGGCGGATCCAACGTAGGCAGCTGGTCGCTGAACGGTATCTCGTCGCGGTGCGCGACGATCAGATCGGTGACGTCTCCGTCTTCCAAACCCTCCAGGGGTACCGGGAATCCAGGAAACGGGCCCGTGACCGAGATGCAGGACGAGAACGTGTCGGCGTCGTTGTACACATCGACGGCTTCCTGCCACCCCGTGACCATCGTGACGCCGTAGTGGTCTTCCTTGGCGACCGGGCATTTGTTGCGCAGCGCCTCGTAGAAGGTATAGGGGTCATCGGTCAGTCGACTGTCCCGGAAGAAGTCGACCGTCGTGAGGTCTTCACTCATGCGCGCTCCGTTCACCGATCCCGACACGCGAGAACGTGATTCTCATCTTTGCGTATCAGGTTTTCACACGCACAGCGTGCCGTCAACGAGGGCATGTGTCGGCGGCCTGTCGCGGCTCTTCAGCTTCGATCCCCAGCGTGTTCACCGCGACGGCGAGTAGCCCGTAACAGCCGGCCGTGAAGATGAGATCCAGCACCTGGCGCTCGTCGAACTGTCCCCGCAGCGCGGTCCAGGTGGCATCGGTGAGAGTACTGTGCCGCTCGAGTTCGTCGACGGCGCGCACCACCAGCCGGTCCTGTTCGCTGCTCGGCTCCGCCGCGCGGATCCCCTCGATCTCGGCCGCCGTCAGACCTGCGCGTTCGGCAAGCGGGATGTGGTGTTCCCACAGGTACTCCGAGCCACGCAACAGCGCCGCGCGGAGCACGACCACTTCGCGCACCCGGGCCGACAACGTCGACTTGAGCAAGAGGTGGGCATTGAACTGCAGGTACGCGCGGGCAAGGTCCGGGTGCCGTGCGAGTGTGCCGAGCACGTTTCCCGCGTCGACGGGATTCGCGCGTTGAGCTGGCAGCAGCGGGCTCAAGGCGTCACGAACGCCGTCGTCCCACTCATCCGCAGCCAGTGGTTCCAGGCGCTGTCTGCCGCTCATCGCTACTGGATCGGCTCGTCGCCGAGCACCGTAGTGCGCAGCATCTCGCGCGGCGAGTCGGGGTCATACGGCGCAGCGCGGTGCAGGACGCCGTTGTTGTCCCAGATCACCGTGTCACCCACCGACCAGAGGTGGCTGTACACCAGATGGGGTTGCGTCGCGCGCTCGAGCAGCTCAGCCAGCAGCGCCTGCCCTTCATCGCGGTCCATCCCGACGACGTAGTGCGCCGAGGCGCCCAGCACCAGCGATTTCCGTCCGCTCCGATGCGTCCACACCAGTGGATGTTCGTGAGTCGGGCGGGACCGCCAGCGCCTCAGTTCCTCCGGGGACGGGTTGGGGTTCACGCGGCTCTGCGACGCCTCCAGCGAGTGCACCACCGTCAGCGTCAAGAACCGCCGCTTCTCGTCCTCGGTGAAGGCTTCGAAGGCCGCGTAGGAGTTGGCGAACTCTGTCTCTCCCCCACGGTCGGCGACCTGCTTGGCAGACAACACGGTGGCTTTCTGCGGGCATTCGTCGTGCAGCGGTGTGCACCCGTCGATATGCCAGTCGAACGTCGCCCGCAGATAAGCCGCCGACGCGTTCTTCTTCGTGTCGAGGGTGACCGGATAGATGCCGGGCACCGGGTGGTGCCCGTCCGACGAGTGATCGATCTCGCCGAGGCGCCTACAGAACGCCACCTGCGCCTCGGGATCGAGTCCCAGCCGGGGGAACACCAGGACGCCGTTGTCCTCGAGCGCGTCGAGGACGGCAGACCCGAGCAGGTCGTCGGTCGCCAACCGCTCGGGGTCGACCCCGGTGACCTCCGCGCCGACGGATTCGGTCAGTTTGTTGATGGTGAGCAGACTCATGGTGAGGTTGATGCCCTTCTGGTCACGGCACCGGCGCGCTGACGCGGTCGATCACAGCGTCGGCGGAGTCGGCGGGTTTCTGGGTACCGAAGACCTCGACGGCCATCGACACCATGATCATCGAATAGACGAGGTGCAGGAGGTTCAGCACATCCTCGGGCACGTCGTCGATCGGGAATTTGTTGCAGTAATCGATGGCCTCCTCGAACCGGGGCGAGAACGCCTCGTAGAACGCGTGGATGTCCGGCATCGGAGTGGTCAGCCGGGCTTCCCACCGCTCGGGTTCGGTTGCCAGGCACCACTTGTCGGCGAACGGTTCGAACTCGGCGAACGCCCCGGGTAGTCGTGCCACGTTCACACCCCCACCGGGCGGCGTTCGGACTTGTACTGCTCCACCCAGTCGACGGACACCTTGTGCAGGTGCCGGACGAGGATCTCCTGGTCGTTGAGCGGGTAGTCGTCGACTATCGGCTCGTCCAGGCCGTATTCCAGCGCTGCCTGGGTGCCGCCGAGCATGCCCGCGTCCTGGAGCGCGAATTCCTTGAGGACCACCGACGCCACCTCGTGTTCGATGCGCTCGCGAACGGTGCGGGCCGGATGAAACGCGTTGTAGGCCTCGAATTTGTGCGTGTTGTACGAGGTGGGCCAGTAGCGGTACAGCAGGTACCAGCCGTGGTAGATCAGGATCTCCAGGTTCGGGAATATCTGGAAGTTCGTGATGCCCCACGGTTCGATGCCGCCGGGGTTCAGCCCGAGCGACTGGTGGGTCTCCGGGGTGCGCCACGGCCCGACAAGCCCACTGCGGGTGGCTCGCTCGACCGGATACATGAACTCCGGTGCGAGCAGCCAGCGCCGCGTGCCTGCCGTGGACACCAGGCGGTGCGGCCCGTCGATCTGGAAGTGCCCGCATTCGAAGGTCTGGTTCGGTTGACGCACCTCGGTCGGCACCTGCTGCGAGTGCAACGACGGCACGTGGTAGTACTCCTGGAATGCGTCCGCGAAGATCTTCCAATTGCTGTTGTTGTGGGCGACGAATTCGTAACGCTCGGTCATCAATTCGAATGGATAGTCGTCCAGGGCGGTGATCATCGGCCCCAGGAACTCCCGCAGGGTCTGCCGCGGCTCGGGATCGAGATTGATGAAGATGAAACCGTTCCAGACGTCACACCGGACCGGCTTGAGGCCGTACTGCGAATTGTCGAGACCGAAGAACTCGCCGGGCTGCTGCACGAACTTCAGCTCGCCGTCGAGACCGTAGCGCCACCCGTGGTATTTGCAGGTGAACTGACGGCAGGTGCCCTTGACCTCCTCATTCGGAAAGTCGTTCCACACCAGTTTGTTTCCGCGATGGCGGCAGATGTTGTAAAAGGCCCGGATCTGTCCGTCACGTCCCTTCACGACGATCACAGCCGTTTTCGCAACCTCGATCTCCTTGGTGAAATGACTTCCGACGCGGGGCACCTCCTCGACCCGACCGACGTTGAGCCAGGCACGCTTGAAGATCGCCTCCCGCTCGAGCTCATAGAATTCCGGTGAGGTCGAGTCCCGGAAGGACACCGGCCCGGTACCGAGTTCCGGGTAGTGCGCCGTCCAGCTACCTTCAGCAGGCTTGGGCCATTTGGCCATAGGAAACCCCCTGTCGCGGTT includes the following:
- a CDS encoding cytochrome P450 yields the protein MTKPKLVFNPVAQEYFDNPYEIYRRMRDEAPIYYDEDEDFYALTRHEDVAAAFKDHEAFSSARGCDLGMVRSGEVPQKSIIFMDPPDHRHMRSLLNKAFTPRAIQSQRDTVVELVQHYLAQADPDNFDVVQDFSGPFPVEVITRMAGVPEEFRQQVRLWIDTSLHREPGQIDWSEENQQANINSGMYYFGLVDERRKNPQDDMISRLIAAEIPDDDGNKRRLDDIEIAGFATLLGGAGAETVTKLVGSAVVVFAQYPEQWQMLLEDRSLLPAAVEELLRFVGPVQYNVRYSVKDVELPSGTVPAHKPVFLMGAAANRDPRAFDDAETFDITRDRTQAQNLGLGYGIHSCLGAALARMESVIALDHLLDFMPRFEVDFDGLERVNMQNVAGFHHVPVKVLSR
- a CDS encoding ferredoxin, which codes for MTQKIEVDFGLCESNGVCMGIIPEVFELDDEDYLHVLQDEVTPENEQQVRESVRQCPRQAIFLKDE
- a CDS encoding DUF1330 domain-containing protein, with translation MAKGYVIITEDIKDAAGMAEYGKLASQTMANAKVLAFSPAVESLEGQWHGTQTVLLEFESVDAAKEWYYSDEYQAAAKLRQAAADCNGVIIAGF
- a CDS encoding ferredoxin: MKVTVDEDRCAGHGMCLTLCPEVFDMTDDGWAVAAPGDVPAELEFAAREAIENCPERAISEIN
- a CDS encoding cytochrome P450 codes for the protein MSEDLTTVDFFRDSRLTDDPYTFYEALRNKCPVAKEDHYGVTMVTGWQEAVDVYNDADTFSSCISVTGPFPGFPVPLEGLEDGDVTDLIVAHRDEIPFSDQLPTLDPPTHTNHRALLMRLITPKRLKENEDAMWQLADTNLDRFLAPGEGEFIKGFAGPFTLEVIADLLGVPHEDRADLLERLARGTHGSAVGNAEKTMNKTPLEHLYEVFATYVEDRRAEPRDDVLTGLATATFPDGTMPEVADVVRVATNVFSAGQETTVRLLSTALKVIGDNPDIQGRLRENRDLLGNFIEECLRIESPVKGDFRLSRTPTTIGDQPLGAGTTVMVINGAANRDPRRFEDPDSFDPDRKNARQHLAFGRGIHSCPGAPLARAETRVGLERLLDRTTDIRISESKHGPAGERRYQYIPTYILRGLTELHLEFDVK
- a CDS encoding carboxymuconolactone decarboxylase family protein, whose translation is MSGRQRLEPLAADEWDDGVRDALSPLLPAQRANPVDAGNVLGTLARHPDLARAYLQFNAHLLLKSTLSARVREVVVLRAALLRGSEYLWEHHIPLAERAGLTAAEIEGIRAAEPSSEQDRLVVRAVDELERHSTLTDATWTALRGQFDERQVLDLIFTAGCYGLLAVAVNTLGIEAEEPRQAADTCPR
- a CDS encoding TauD/TfdA dioxygenase family protein; this encodes MSLLTINKLTESVGAEVTGVDPERLATDDLLGSAVLDALEDNGVLVFPRLGLDPEAQVAFCRRLGEIDHSSDGHHPVPGIYPVTLDTKKNASAAYLRATFDWHIDGCTPLHDECPQKATVLSAKQVADRGGETEFANSYAAFEAFTEDEKRRFLTLTVVHSLEASQSRVNPNPSPEELRRWRSRPTHEHPLVWTHRSGRKSLVLGASAHYVVGMDRDEGQALLAELLERATQPHLVYSHLWSVGDTVIWDNNGVLHRAAPYDPDSPREMLRTTVLGDEPIQ
- a CDS encoding aromatic ring-hydroxylating oxygenase subunit alpha, whose product is MAKWPKPAEGSWTAHYPELGTGPVSFRDSTSPEFYELEREAIFKRAWLNVGRVEEVPRVGSHFTKEIEVAKTAVIVVKGRDGQIRAFYNICRHRGNKLVWNDFPNEEVKGTCRQFTCKYHGWRYGLDGELKFVQQPGEFFGLDNSQYGLKPVRCDVWNGFIFINLDPEPRQTLREFLGPMITALDDYPFELMTERYEFVAHNNSNWKIFADAFQEYYHVPSLHSQQVPTEVRQPNQTFECGHFQIDGPHRLVSTAGTRRWLLAPEFMYPVERATRSGLVGPWRTPETHQSLGLNPGGIEPWGITNFQIFPNLEILIYHGWYLLYRYWPTSYNTHKFEAYNAFHPARTVRERIEHEVASVVLKEFALQDAGMLGGTQAALEYGLDEPIVDDYPLNDQEILVRHLHKVSVDWVEQYKSERRPVGV